The Kitasatospora albolonga nucleotide sequence GCCGGGCGGGTCCACGGATCGCCGCCGCGCAGGACCACTCCACCAGCGGCCCGCCGACGACCCCGGCCAGCATGTTCAGGGCGGGGGTGACAAGCCCCGGCTCCAGGACGCCCACGATCTGGCCGAGCAGCCACAGGCCGCCGAAGATCTGGAGCAGCGTCATCGACACCTGGGCCAGCACCGCGGCGGGCCACCACTTCGGCCGGGGCGGCTTGGCCGGCCGCCCGCCGGGCGCCACCCCGGTGCCCAGGCCCCGGCTCCCGGAGAGCCCCGAAACGCCCGCCTCCTTCGACGTACGCGAAACGGCGCCCGAAGCCGTACCCGAGGCCGCTCCCGTACCCGTACTCGTATCCGTACCCGTGCCCGTATCCGTACGCGAAGCCTTGGCTGAATCCTTGCGCGAACCCTTGCCCGAAGCCTTGGCGGGGCCCGCCGCCGCCTTCGCCGCCAGCTCGTCCAGCGCCTCCGGCAGCCCCTTCGCACCGTTGAACGCCGCCTCGCGCACCGCCTGGGCCCAGGGGGCGGGGAGCCCGTCGGCGGCGTCGTCCGCGACAATCCGGACCGCCTGCTCCACCCGCTGCCGGGCCGTCAGCTCCTCCTCCGGCGGGGCGAGCGCCTGGCCCATCCGGTCCAGGCTGCCCGGCAGCCCCCGGGACTCGTACCAGCGCCACAGCCGCAGCCACGGCGTCCCGCACGCCCGGCCCGCGTTCCGGCGCCACTCCCGCTCGGCGGCCTGCCCGGCGGCGGCCGCCCCCACCGCCTCGGCCAGCCGGTCGGTGAACTCCTCCCGGGCCCGCTCCCCCAGCCCCGGCCGCCCCTCCGCCACGTACACCGGACGCAGCCGCGCCGCCGCCGCGTCCACATCGGCGGAGAGGCGGCGGGTGGCGGCCGTGCGGTCCTGGACGAACCGGCCGAGCATCTCGCGCAGTTCGGGCACCCCGTCGCCGGTCAGCGCGGAGAGGGACATGACGGTGGCGCCGGGTTCGCCGTGCTCGCCGAGCGCCATGCCGTCCTCGTCCAGGAGCCGGCGCAGGTCGTCGAGCACGAGGTCGGCGGCCTCGCCGGGGAGCCGGTCGATCTGGTTGAGGACGACGAAGGTGACCTCGGCGTGCCCGGCCAGGGGGCGCAGGTAGCGCTCGTGCAGGGCGGCGTCGGCGTACTTCTCCGGGTCGACCACCCAGATCACCGCGTCGACCAGCGCCAGCACCCGGTCCACCTGGTCCCGGTGGGCCGTCGCGGCGGAGTCGTGGTCGGGCAGGTCGACCAGGACGAGCCCCTGGAACGCCTCGTCGAAGGCGGCGGGCCCGGGGTGCGGCCTGCGGCGGAGCCGGCCGGGGATCGCGAGGCGGTCGAGGAGCCCGGCGGCCCCGTCGGTCCAGCTGCACGCGATGGGCTGGGAGGTGGTGGGGCGGCGCAGCCCGGTGTCGGAGATCGGGGCCCCGGCCAGGGCGTTGAACAGGGTGGACTTGCCGCTTCCCGTGGCGCCCGCGATGGCGACGACCGTGTGCCGGGAGGAGAGCCGCTGCCGGGCCGCCGCCTCGTCCAGCACGCGCCCCGCCTCGGCGAGGGTGTCCCGGTCGAGCCGGGCGCGGGAGAGGCCGACGAGTTCGCGCAGGGCGTCGAGCCGGGTCGGCAGGGGGCCGCCGGAGGCCCCGTAGGCGTCGACCTGGGGCCGCAGGTCGTCCTCGTCCCCGTCCGCGCCCACCAGGTCCGCACCCGGAGAACCCGGACCCGCGTCCGTACGGGAGTCACCACCGCGCGCACCGGCCGCCGTACGGGAATCCACCGCGGCCGCCCGCCGCGCGATGAGGCCGTCGTCCCAGCGCCCGCCGTCCGTCCCCTCCTTCTCCCGCCCCCCGGCGGGCTCCGCCGTGCCGTTGCCCGGGTCCTCGTCCGTGACGGCAGTCATCGCTGCCACCTCTCCTTCTGCAGTACGGAAAGCGCGGCGATCAGTTCGGCCTGCGGTTCGGGGGCGACGTCGAGCGCGTCGAGCGGGGCGAGCCGACGGTCGCGTTCGCCGCCGAGCACCTGGTCCAGATAGGTCGTCAGCAGTTCGCCGCCCTTGTCGCGGAGGCGGAGCGCGCCCTGGGCGCCGATGCGTTCGGCGAGCTGCTCCCCCGCCGTACGGGCCCGGCGCCCGCCGAGCAGGGCCGCCGCGAGCAGGGCGGCGACGGTCTCGGGGTCGGGCGCCACGCTGCGTTCGAGCTGCCGCACCTCTTCCTCGGCGAGCTCCTCCAGGACCCGCCGCCACCGCCGTACGGCCACGGCGATCCGGCCCTCCACGTCCTCGGCGGGCCCCCACCCCCCGGCCTCCCGGACGGCGCCGTCGAACCGGAACACCCCGGCGGCGGGCTCGCGGCTCCACTGCGTACGGATCTGCTCGTCGGCGGCGGACACGGAGCACTGGAGGAGGGCGATCAGGCTCTCCACCAGCGCGTCGAGGAGCTCACCGGGCGCGCTGTAGAGGGGGAAGCCGCGCCACCGGGTGCGCGCGTCCCCGGAGAGGACCGCCCCGCTCCGGAGCCTGCGCCGAATCCGGTCGGCCTCCTTGCCGTACGCGTCCTCGACCACTCCGGTGAGCCGGACGGACGCCGCGTACTGCGCCGCGACGGCCGACGCCAGCCCGGGCATCCGTACGTTGAGCGACTCGATGAGCCCCGAGGCGGTACGCCCCACCGCCTGCTGCCGGGCGGCGGGGTCCTGGGCCCGGTGGGTGAGCCAGGCGCGCAGCGGGGCGACGGCGGTGGTGGGGAGCAGCCCGCTGCCGCCGCCCGCCGACTCGGGCAGCTCGGGGATGGTGAACCGGGGTACGTCCCCGAGTCCGGCGCGGGTCAGGAGCGCCGCGTACTGCCGGGAGACCTCGGCGATCACCTGGTGGGGCACCCGGTCGAGGACGGTGACGAGGGCGGCGTCGTACTCCTTCGCGGTACGCAGCAGATGCCAGGGCACCGCGTCGGCGTACCGGGAGGCGGTGGTGACCATGACCCAGACGTCGGCGGCGCAGATGAGTTCGGCGGCCAGGACCCGGTTGCGTACGACGAGGGAGTCGATGTCGGGGGCGTCGAGGATCGCGAGCCCCCGGGGGAGGCTGACGGCGGTCTCCACCCGCAGCACGTTCGCCTCGTCGTCCGCGCCCGCGCCGAGCTCGTCGAGCCCGTCGGGGTCCCGGGCCTGACCCGGCGGCAGCCAGATCCGGGTGAGCTGCGGCAGCACCCGTACGCCCGCGAACCAGTGGTGGTCGTCGGGGTGGCACACCAGCACGGGCGTACGCGTGGTGGGCCGCAGCACCCCGGCCTCGCTGACCCGGCACCCCACGAGCGAGTTGACCAGCGTGGACTTCCCGGCTCCGGTGGAACCGCCGATCACGGCGAGCAGCGGGGCCTCGGGGTCCTTGAGGCGGGGCAGGAGGTAGTCGTCGAGCTGCGCGAGGAGTTCGACCCTCGTCTGCCGGGCGCGTTCGGCCCCCGGCAGGGGGAGTGGGAGACGCACGGCGGCGACACGGTCGCGCAGGGCGGAAAGTGCGTCGATGAGCTGAGGCCGTACGTCCATGGTCACCACATGCGAAGAATGCCCAATTTTAGAGCCTTTTTGAAGCGTATAGGCCCTTCTGCGCGGCGGTTCCACCCTCCGGACAGACTCCGGCACGAGCTCCGGACGAAAACGGAACAGAAAGGACGAGTGGGGCGCAGGCATAACGAGTGCACAACGCCCGGGCCGCAGGGCGCGAAAAGCGGTGCACGAATCGCACCTACCTGCGATTATCGGTTCGCTTCACCGAACCTCCACATCGTGCCACGCAGGTGAAGCAACCGGGTCCAGGCGATCGGAGCCCTATCCTTGTCCCGGCACGGCCACGGAACCACCCGATCAGGGCTCCCGGCCCCCGTAGCTCAGTGGATAGAGCAGGCGCCTTCTAAGCGCTTGGCCGCAGGTTCGAGTCCTGCCGGGGGCGCACCGACCGCACCACCGTGAGGCCCTCCGCACCGGAGGGCCTTTTCGCTGGTCGGGGCAGGTTAGCGGGGAGCGGCGTAGTGACGGCGTAAAAGAAGATCCCGTCCCCGGTCCGGTGCGCCGGACCGCACCGCCTCTTCTGTACATATCCAGGCAAAAGGCCATTCCGGTTGAGGAGTGGGCACATGCCGGATCATTCTTGCGGGCATGACACCGCACTCCCCCGCCCTCCCCGCGCCCGGCCTGCGCGATTACGCCTTCGACTGGGCGCTGGTGGACGTGGAGACGTCCGGGCTCGTCGCGCGGCGGGACCGGGTGCTGTCGGTCGCGGTGGTGACCATGGGGCCGGACGGGGAGCGGACCGGGGAGTTCTCGACCCTGCTGAACCCGGGGTGCGACCCGGGGCCGGTGGACGTGCACGGCCTGACGGCCGAACGGCTGCTGGGGGCGCCGACCTTCGACCAGGTCGCGGGGCGGATCGGGGCGCTGTTGCAGGACCGGGTCCTGGTGGCCCACAACGCCCAGTTCGACTACGACTTCCTGGCGCACGAGTTCGCGCGGGCCCGCCTGTATCTGCCGGTCTCCCAGCGGCTGTGCACCCTCGCGCTCAACCGGCAGGTGGACCCGCCCGCCGAGGACATGAAGCTGGGAACGCTGGCGGCGCACTACGGCGTTCCGCAGCTGCGGGCGCACGACGCCCTGGACGACACCCGCGTGCTGGCCGGCATCCTCCGCGCGACGCTCCGGGAGGCCGCGCGGCTCGACCTGCCCCTGCCCCTGGTGGCCTGCCCGCCGCGCCAGGACACGCGGTTCGCGCCCCAGCCGCCGAAGACGCCCTGCGCGTACCGCAATCCGGGACGGGCGGAGGCGGGCGGTCCGCTCGTCCAGGGCATGAAGATCGCCATCACCGGGGAGACGGCGACCTCGCGCGCCGAGCTCGTGGCGCGGTCGGTCGCGGCGGGGCTGAACGTCATGACCTCGGTCAGCCGCCACACCAGCGCGCTGGTCACCAACGCGGCCGGATCGGGGTCCGCGAAGGCCCGGCGGGCAGCCGCCGAGGGCGTACCGGTGATCGACGAGCACACGTTCCTGCGGCTGCTCGATGACGTACGGCCCGGTACGCGGCACCTGGCGGCGGGGGCGGAGGCTGGGGTGGCGCCTGTGGCGGCAGGGGCGGGGGTGGCGCCTGTGGCAGTTGTTACGGCCGGGGAGGCCGGGGCCACCGCTGCGACCGGGGCGGCCGTGGCTGTCCCTGTTGCTCCTGCGGCCCCTTCCTCACCGGAAGCGGCCGTACCCGCTCCACGCCGACCGGCCCCGGCGGCCGTACCGGCGGCCCGCCCCCTGGCCGGGCGGCGGGTCCTCGTCCTCGGTGGCACGCACCCCGCCGCGGCCGCCGCGCGCAGCCGGGTCGTCGAACTGGGCGGTTCCGCCGCCATCAACCTCTCGCGGAGCGTCACCGACGCCGTGCTCCTGCCGGGAGGGGAGACCGACCGCCGGATACGACGAATGCCAAAGCTGGGACTTCCCGTGCACGACGAACACTGGCTGACCGCACCGGAGGGCGCTCCCGCCGGAACCGGTGCCGCCTCCGGGGCGGCCCGGCCGACGCCGGAGGCGGACCGGCCGTCGGCCCCCCTCGTCCTGCCGCGCGGCGGTGTCGCGGACCTGCCCACAGCGCAGGCCCCGCTGTGGCACATCACCGCGGCCTGGGCGCCGCGGGACAGGTGCGAGATCGATGTCGTCGCCTTCGTGCTCGACGAGGACGAACAGGTCACCTTCGACGAGGACTTCGTCTTCTACGGTGCCCCCGAGAACCCCGCGGGCACCGTGCGCCTCCTCACCGACGGCCCGGCCGAACAGACGATCGCCGTCGACCTCGCCTCGCTCCCGCCCTCCTCACGCAAGGTGGCCGTCGCGGCTGCCATCGACGGGGAGGGGACCTTCGGGGACGTCGGCGCGGTCCAGGTCACCGCGGTCCCCGGTACCGGTGCCGCACCGCTGGCCGGGGCCACCCTCGACGCCGCCACCACGGAACGCACGCTGCTCCTCGCCGAGTTCTACCGCCGGGGGCCGGTCTGGCGCTTCCGTGCCGTCGGACAGGGGTACGACCACGGGCTCGCCGACCTGGCGCGCGGCTACGGCGTCGACATCGCCGACTGAGCGTGCGGGCGTGATGCCGTAACACCCGCCCCACCCACCCCCCGCGCCTCCCTAAGCGGAATCCGCCGCGCAAGAGTGGCGGGCCGACGAAACGTTCGGTACGGCGTGACGTTCAGGGCGGCGCAAGAACGGGCAAATCGATCCTGTACGGCCCTGGGCGGAATCCCGCCGCAGGGCGCTCCCCACTTCTCCGCAAACCCGTTCGGGCGAGCGCAACTTCGTTGTGCCGTCCGGCCGTCGACCCTGCCCTTCCCCCACCGAACACCCCTGCGAAACGACGCACCACCTGGAAAGGAGCACCACGATGGCGACGCCGCTGTCCGCCGACAAGCTGCTCAAAGCCCTCCGCGACGAAGGACTCCACGTCGTCGAGCACCGGAGCTGGCGTACGAACAACCGGAATCACAAGGGGGCCTGGGGTCCGACGCACGGCGTCATGATCCATCACACCGTCACCTCGGGCACCGCGTCCTCCGTCGAGCTCTGCTACAACGGCCACTCCGCCCTCCCCGGTCCCCTCTGCCACGGCGTGATCGCCAAGGACGGGACCGTCCACCTCGTGGGGAACGGGCGCGCCAACCACGCCGGGCTCGGCGACGACGACGTTCTGCGTGCCGTGATCGCGGAGAAGGCGCTGCCCCCGGACAACGAGGCCAACACCGACGGCAACCGGTACTTCTACGGCTTCGAGTGCGTCAACCTCGGCGACGGGAAGGACCCCTGGCCGGCGGCCCAGCTGCTGGCGATCGAGCGGGCCGCCGCAGCCGTCTGCCGGGCGCACCGCTGGTCGGAGCGGTCGGTGATCGGGCACCTCGAATGGCAGCCGGGCAAGGTCGATCCGCGCGGCTTCACCATGAACTCGATGCGCACCAGGATCGGCAAGCGGCTGGGCGGCGCCCCGGACGGGCCCGCCAAACCGCCCCCGAAACCGGCGTACGAGCCGTTCCCCGGGGCGTCCTTCTTCAAGGCGGGCCGCAACAGCCCCGTCATCACGGCCATGGGCAGGCGCCTGGTGGCCGAGGGCTGCGGCCGGTACACGGTGGGCCCCGGCCCGGCCTGGTCCACCGCGGACCGGAACTCGTACGCGGCCTGGCAGCGCAAGCTGGGTTATACGGGCACCGACGCCGACGGCATTCCGGGGAAGACCAGCTGGGACCGGCTCAAGGTGCCCAACGTGTGAGGCATCTGAACCGTCCGGAGCCTCAGATGGCCAGGGCGGCGGCGCCGCCGTCCCACAGCGCGATGGCCAGCAGCAGGCACGCCCCCAGGGTGAACGCGGTGCGGACCTGGTGGAGAGTGTTCCAGCGGGACTCGAAGGCCGTACGGGCGGCGCTGTCGTCGCCGCCCTCCGCCTTCGCGAGCGCGTTGTTGAGCGGGATGTTCCCGGCGATCGTGACCAGGTGCCCGGCGACCGCGCAGACGAGCGCCCCCACGATCGCGGGCGCCTCCACGGAGTCGTACTCGCCGAGCCCGGTGAAGAGCGCGGCGGCGGGCAGGGCGACCACGCCGAGGAAGAGGACGAGGAAGGCGGGGCCGGGCACCTTCTCGTTGAAGCGGCGCATCATCGCCGTGAACTGTTCGTCCGGCAGCCCGGCGAGGCCGGGCATGATCGCGATCAGGAACGTCAGCATGATGCCCGCGTACAGGCAGTTGGCGATCAGGGAGAGCACCAGGAACAGGGAGACCATGGCGCACATCATGACCCGGGAGGGCCGCTCGCACAGCCGTATTTAGCGTGTCTGTGCGAACGGTGACCTGCGGAGGCCAGGACCGCCGTCCGTTCAGCCGATCTCCCCCTCCGCCGCGTCTCCCCCGCCGTCCGGCACCTCCACGCCCCGGAGCTCGCTCGCCTGCCCGATCGCCGTCGCCAGCTTCCGTACCGAACGGTCCTCGGTCTCCTCAGCCAGCCGGGAAGCCCGGGAGGCGAGCTCCCCGAGTGCGGGCGTGCCGGGCAGGTCGCCGCCGCGCAGGGTGTCCGCGAAGTAGGCGGCCACGGCGGCCACCTGGAGGTGGCGCGAATCGCCGCCCCACAGCTTGCCCCCGATCGCCCCGGTCCGGACCGAGCCGCTCTTCTCGTGCGGCTCACGGGTCTTGGGGTCGAGCCAGCGCACGGTCGCCCTGGCCACCTCCCCCGACGCGCCCTCGCGCAGCCGTACGGCATAGAGCGCGGTCACCGTGTGGCCGGGGCCGACCTCGCCGCCGTCGACGCTGTCGTCGCGGAAGTCCTCGTCGGCGACCTTGCGGTTCTCGTAGCCGATCAGGCGGAACTGCTTCACGGTCTTCCGGTCGAACGCCACCTGGGCCTTCGCGTCGCGCGCCCGGAGTTCGAGGTGGGCGGGGAGCTGGTCGACGAAGACCTTGCGGGCCTGCTCCTCGTCGCCGACGTACGTGGTGTGGCCGTCGCCCCGGTTGGTGAGGCGCTCCATGAACGCGTCGCCGTACTCGCTGCCGACGCCGACCCCGAAGAGCGTGATGCCGTACTCGCGGCGGGCGGAGTCGATCCGTTCCAGGATGTTGTCGGCGCTGGTGTCGCCCGTGTTGGCGAGGGCGTCGGAGAGCAGCACCACCCGGTTGGTGACGCCCTTGCGGTGGCCCTTGACGGACTCCTCGTAGCCGCGGGTGATCCCCGCCTCGACGTTGGTGGACCGGGCGGTCCGCATCTCCTCGACCGCCTCCCGGATCTTGTTCCGGTTGCCCTGGACGCGGGTCATCGGGAGCCGGGTCTCGGCCTCGTCGCTGAAGGTGACCAGGGAGACGGAGTCGTCGTCGCGCAGTTCGTCGGTGAGGAGGGCCAGGGACTTCTTGGCCAGCTCCAGACGGCCGGGCGCGGACATGGAGCCGGAGATGTCGACGACGAACGTGAGGGCGGCGGGCGGGCGTTCGCTGCTGGGCGGGGCGACCTTGGTGGCGAGGCCGACCCGGAGCAGCGACCAGCCGGAGGCCCCGGAACCCGCGCCTCCGCCGCTCCCGGAGCCGATCCGCGCCCCGTCGACCGTGACGGAGAACCCGTTGCCCGAGGGCCGTTCGTACCCCTGGCGGAAGCTGTTGACGAACTCCTCGGGGCGGATGTCCGCCGCGTTCGGCAGTCTGCCGTCGCCGAGCGTGCGGCGCGCGTAGCCGTAGCTGGCGGTGTCCACGTCCAGGGCGAAGGTGGAGAGGTAGTCCGGGGCGGCGATGCCGGGCTCGGGCGCGTCCCCGTTCTCTCCGTTCTCGCGGTTCTTCCCCTCCTCGCCGGACGGCCTTCCCTGCTCCGGCGCCACCGCGTCGGGCGCGGGCTGCCCACCGCGCGCGCCGGAGCGCTTGTCGGCGGCGGTGCCGTCCGGCGACCCGCCTCCGCCGCACGCGGTGAGCAGCATCCCGCCCGTGAGCAGCAGCGCCACCGCCGCCGCCCGGGCCCCTCCCCGTACCCCCGCTGTCCGCCTGCCGCTTCGCTGATGCATCCGTAACCCCCACGTCATCACGGTGTCGTGTCCTTTCTCCGACACCTGTGAATGTGACGTACGGGCCCGCCGAACGGAGTCGGCAAAAGCGTTGCGGAACCATCTCGATGCGGCAACAGGGGCCGGGCGGGACGCCTTCGCACCCGTTCCCGCCCGGCGAAACCCCGGAACATCAGGTTCAGGACACGATGTCCTTACGACTGAACCCGCGGAAGGCCAGAGCGAACAGGATCAGGGCGTACGTCACCGAGATCGCCGTCCCCTTGATCATGCCGCCCCACTCCAGCTGCGGCTGGAGCGCGTCGGCCCAGGCGAACTGCCAGTGCGCGGGCAGGAACTCGCGCCAGGAGCCGAGCGCCGTCACCGCGTCGAGCACATTGCCGACGATGGTCAGGCCCACCGCTCCGCCGACCGCGCCGAGCGGGGCGTCCGTCTTTGTCGAGAGCCAGAACGCCAGCCCCGCCGTGACGAGTTGGGAGACGAAGATGAACGCGACGACGAGCGCGAGGCGGGGCACGGTGTCCCCGGCCGCCAGCGCTCCCCCGGTCGGCAGTTTCAGCGGCCCCCACCCGTAGGCCGCCGTTCCCGCGGCCAGCGCGACGACCGGCAGCAGCACCATCGCGGCGAGGCTGAAGCCGAGCGCGACGACGAGCTTGGACCACAGCAGCCGCACCCGCGGCACGGGCGCGGCGAGCAGATAGCGCAGCGAGGACCAGCTCGCCTCGGAGGCCACGGTGTCCCCGCAGAACAGGGCCACCGGGATCACCAGCAGGAAGCCGGCCGAGACGAACAGCGAGGTGGCGGCGAAGTTCGCGGCGGACTCGGTCGCCACGTCCATCAGGTTGATCCGGTTGCCGCCCCGGCCCCCGCCGCCGTCTTCGCCGTCCGGCGAGCCGCCGATCGCGAAGGCGATGATCAGGATGAAGGGGAGGGCCGCGAGGATGCCGCCCATGAGCAGAGTGCGGCGCCTGCGCAGCTGCCGCATGGCCTCGACGCGGAGGGGGAGCGTGCGCCCGGCGCGGTAGCCCGCGGCCTCCGGGTGCTCGGTCGTCACCCGGTCCTCGGGGGGCTGGACGGGGGCGCTCATGCTGCTCCTCCGGAGATCAGGGTGAGGAAGGCGTCCTCCAGGCGGCGGTGCGGGCCGACGCCGGTGACCGGGACGTCGAGCCGGACGAGGTCGGCGACGAGGCGTGCGGTGGTGGCGCCGTCGAGGCGGACCAGGAGGCCGCGCCCGTCGTCGGTGCGGACGGCGGAGCCGATGCCGGGCAGGGCGGCGACCTTCTCCGCGAGCGGCTCGGACACCTCCTCCGCCGTGGTCACCAGGATCATGTCGCCGGAACCGGTGATCTCGGCGACCGGACCGGCCTGGACGAGCCTGCCCCGGTCCATGACGACCAGGTGGGTGCAGGACTGCTCGACCTCCGAGAGGAGGTGGCTGGAGACGATGACGGTCCGGCCCCCGGCCGCGTAACGGATCATCACGTCACGCATCTCGCGGATCTGCGGCGGGTCCAGCCCGTTGGTCGGCTCGTCCAGGATGAGCAGGTCCGGCATGCCGAGCATGGCCTGCGCGATGGCGAGCCGCTGCCGCATGCCCTGGGAGTACGTCCGCACCGCACGGGCGAGCGCGTCCCCGAGGCCCGCGATCTCCAGGGCCTCGTCGATGCGGGCGTCCTCGGCGGGGCGGCCGGTGGCCTGCCAGTACAGGTCCAGGTTGGCGCGCCCGGAGAGGTGCGGCAGGAAGCCCGCGCCCTCCACGAAGGCGCCCACCCGGGAGAGGACCGGGGCGCCGGGGCGGATGGCCTGCCCGAAGACGCGGATCTCGCCCTCGTCGGGGGTGATGAGCCCCATGAGCATGCGCAGGGTGGTCGTCTTGCCCGCGCCGTTGGGGCCGAGCAGCCCGAGGACCTGCCCCTTCTCGACGTGGAAGGAGAGCTCGCGCACGGCGTACCGGTCGACGGACTTCGCGTACTTCTTCGAGAGCCCGGTGATCCGGAGCGGTACGTCGGCGAGTTCGGGGTCCGGTGCGGGTGTGGCGGTCCGCCGCCGGGCGGTGATCAGGAGCGCGGCCGCGATGACGAGGGCGGCGGCCGGGAGGCCCCAGGTCCACCAGGGGAGGGTGGCCGCCGCGGTGGTGACGGCGGGTGCGGTGGGGACGGTCAGCGGTCCGTCGGCGGTCACGGTGTACGTGGCGGGCTCGGCCGGGGACGCGTAGCCGAGGTCGGTCGCGGAGAACACGAGCCGCATCCGGTGCCCGGCGTCGAACTCGTGGTCCACGGCGGGCAGCGCCAGTTCGATGGGCTTGCCCTGCTGGTCGGGGGTGATCCGGTAGGGGGCGACGAGCTGGGACGGCAGCCGCTGCTGGCGGCCGTCCGGCGAGACGTCGTACACCTTGCCGAAGAGCACCGCGTCACGGCCCTCGGTCGCCTTGACGTTGACGCGGACGGTGGGGGTGCCGGTGACGTGTACGGAGGTGGCCAGCGGGGCCGACTCGAAGCGGGCGTACTGCCCGGGGAAGTCGAGCGAGAGCCCGACGCCGAGGGAGGAGAGCTGGGAGATCCCGCCGCCGATGCCGGGGACGGCGGAGATGGCGGGCGGGGCGGCCCCGGCGGGGTTGCGGAAGGTCTCCGTGGAATCGGACGCGCCGGGGGCGGTGTTCTTGCCGGGGGCGGTGGCCTCGCCGGGGGCCGTGCCGGGCACGGTGGCGTCGCCGGGGGCGGCGCCGGTGGCGCGCAGGGGGATCTCCCGGCCGCCGCTGCGCAGCCCCGGGTAGGTGTCGCTGGTCGCGCCGCGCTTCATGGCGGCGCCGTCGGTGGAGTCGAAGCCTCCGGTACGGGTGACGCGGAAGGCGGGGCCGGTGTCGGTACCGGTCTCCTCCTTCAGGTAACGGTCGAACCAGGAGCCGACGCGCCCTTCGACGCGCGCGGTCTCGCTGTCGCCGCCGTCGTGCCCGCCCGCGATCCAGTCGACGGAGACGGGTGCGCCGTTGGCGCTGATCGCCTTCTGCATGGCGTCGGCGTGGCCGAGCGGGAAGAGGGAGTCGGACTGGCCCTGGAGGATGAGCGAGGGCACCTCGATGCGGTCGGCGACGGCGGAGGGCGAGCGCTCGGTGAGCAGGTCGATCGCGGCCGGGTCGGGCTTGCCGCTGACGGCGACGCGCTCGTACATCGCGCAGAGCCGCTGCTCGAACTTCTCGCAGCCGCCGCCGGAGGTGATGAAGATCCCGGCCCAGAGCTTCTTGAAGACCCCGTCGGGGAAGAGGGCGTCGGCGAGGTTCCAGTACGTGATCACGGGCGCGATGGCGTCGACCCGGCGGTCGTGCCCGGCGGCGAGGAGGGAGACCGCGCCGCCGTAGGAGGCGCCGGTGAGGCCGACCCGGGGGTCGCCCTTGCCGTCCAGCTCGACCTCGGGGCGCTCCGCCAGCCAGTCGATGAGCCCGGAGACGTCCTTGACCTCGCCCTGCGGGTCGTTGAGGGAGATCTTCCCGCCGGACCTGCCGAAGCCGCGCGCGGACCAGGTCAGCACCGCGTACCCGTCGGCCGCGAGCTTCTCGGCCTGGGCGCGTACGTCGTTCTTGCTGCCGCCGAAGCCGTGCCCGATGAGCACGGCGGGGCGCTTTCCGGAACCGCCGGAGGTGAAGAACGAGGTGTCGATCGGCACCCCGTCCATCCGCAGCATCCGGTCCTCGCGCTGCACGGCGGGCGAGCCGTCATCGGCGACGGCGGTCCAGGTGCCCCCGCCCACGAGCACGGCGAGCGCGGCGAGCGCCGCGGCCCACCGGCCGGGGGTACGGGGCAGCAGGCGCCGCCATCGAGCAGTAGGGGTCTCCATCCCTCGACCCTAAACGGAGGAGGGAGCCGCCCGAAGTGCCGCCAGGGGGAGGCGGACGGCCTCCCTGAGAGGTACGGTGCGCCCTCCCCGTACTCCGGACGCGGTACGGGCCCTGTTCCTCCCGGAGGCCATAGTGGACATTCGCCGCGCAACGACCGTCACGGAGCTCCTCGCCGCCGGCCGTCTCTTCGACGCCCCGCCCCGCGAGGAGTGGGCGGCCCGCTTCCTGGCGGCGGACGGCCATGTGCTGCTGATCGCGTATGTGGACGGGGCCCCGGCGGGCTTCGTCTCGGGCATCGAGATGCGGCACCCGGACAAGGGCACGGAGATGTGCCTGTACGAACTCGGCGTCGACGAACCGTTCCGCCGCCGGGGCATCGGCCGGGCCCTGACCCGGGCGCTGGTGGACCTCGCCCGGGAGCGCGGCTGCTACGGCCTGTGGGTGGGGGTGGAACCCGGCAACGAGGCGGCACTGGCGACGTACCGGGCGGCGGGGGCGGCGGCGGACGGGGAGTTCGCGATGCTGACGTGGGAGTTCACCGCGGACGGTGGGGCCGGGTAGGCGACCCGGGCTACCGCCCGGT carries:
- a CDS encoding ABC transporter ATP-binding protein, translated to MLVGGGTWTAVADDGSPAVQREDRMLRMDGVPIDTSFFTSGGSGKRPAVLIGHGFGGSKNDVRAQAEKLAADGYAVLTWSARGFGRSGGKISLNDPQGEVKDVSGLIDWLAERPEVELDGKGDPRVGLTGASYGGAVSLLAAGHDRRVDAIAPVITYWNLADALFPDGVFKKLWAGIFITSGGGCEKFEQRLCAMYERVAVSGKPDPAAIDLLTERSPSAVADRIEVPSLILQGQSDSLFPLGHADAMQKAISANGAPVSVDWIAGGHDGGDSETARVEGRVGSWFDRYLKEETGTDTGPAFRVTRTGGFDSTDGAAMKRGATSDTYPGLRSGGREIPLRATGAAPGDATVPGTAPGEATAPGKNTAPGASDSTETFRNPAGAAPPAISAVPGIGGGISQLSSLGVGLSLDFPGQYARFESAPLATSVHVTGTPTVRVNVKATEGRDAVLFGKVYDVSPDGRQQRLPSQLVAPYRITPDQQGKPIELALPAVDHEFDAGHRMRLVFSATDLGYASPAEPATYTVTADGPLTVPTAPAVTTAAATLPWWTWGLPAAALVIAAALLITARRRTATPAPDPELADVPLRITGLSKKYAKSVDRYAVRELSFHVEKGQVLGLLGPNGAGKTTTLRMLMGLITPDEGEIRVFGQAIRPGAPVLSRVGAFVEGAGFLPHLSGRANLDLYWQATGRPAEDARIDEALEIAGLGDALARAVRTYSQGMRQRLAIAQAMLGMPDLLILDEPTNGLDPPQIREMRDVMIRYAAGGRTVIVSSHLLSEVEQSCTHLVVMDRGRLVQAGPVAEITGSGDMILVTTAEEVSEPLAEKVAALPGIGSAVRTDDGRGLLVRLDGATTARLVADLVRLDVPVTGVGPHRRLEDAFLTLISGGAA
- a CDS encoding GNAT family N-acetyltransferase, with amino-acid sequence MDIRRATTVTELLAAGRLFDAPPREEWAARFLAADGHVLLIAYVDGAPAGFVSGIEMRHPDKGTEMCLYELGVDEPFRRRGIGRALTRALVDLARERGCYGLWVGVEPGNEAALATYRAAGAAADGEFAMLTWEFTADGGAG
- a CDS encoding ABC transporter permease, with amino-acid sequence MSAPVQPPEDRVTTEHPEAAGYRAGRTLPLRVEAMRQLRRRRTLLMGGILAALPFILIIAFAIGGSPDGEDGGGGRGGNRINLMDVATESAANFAATSLFVSAGFLLVIPVALFCGDTVASEASWSSLRYLLAAPVPRVRLLWSKLVVALGFSLAAMVLLPVVALAAGTAAYGWGPLKLPTGGALAAGDTVPRLALVVAFIFVSQLVTAGLAFWLSTKTDAPLGAVGGAVGLTIVGNVLDAVTALGSWREFLPAHWQFAWADALQPQLEWGGMIKGTAISVTYALILFALAFRGFSRKDIVS
- a CDS encoding N-acetylmuramoyl-L-alanine amidase, with amino-acid sequence MATPLSADKLLKALRDEGLHVVEHRSWRTNNRNHKGAWGPTHGVMIHHTVTSGTASSVELCYNGHSALPGPLCHGVIAKDGTVHLVGNGRANHAGLGDDDVLRAVIAEKALPPDNEANTDGNRYFYGFECVNLGDGKDPWPAAQLLAIERAAAAVCRAHRWSERSVIGHLEWQPGKVDPRGFTMNSMRTRIGKRLGGAPDGPAKPPPKPAYEPFPGASFFKAGRNSPVITAMGRRLVAEGCGRYTVGPGPAWSTADRNSYAAWQRKLGYTGTDADGIPGKTSWDRLKVPNV